Part of the Dehalococcoidia bacterium genome, TGCCCTGCGCCTGCAGTTCTTTCATTGTCCCTATCGTGTCATTCTCATCCAAAACTTGTTTACTCGGTGTCATATGCACCTGAAGCAAGTCCAAATAATCAGTGTTCAAACGCTGGAGGCTCTGCTCTACACCTGCAACAATATTTTCTTTTGTATATAAATGAGGTCCTCCGCCCCGCTCATTCGCCTTGTCAACCGGGCTTGGCACTATGCATCCGCATTTACTTGCCAGGAAGTATTCGTCTCGACGATGTGATATATGACGACCTATACGTTCTTCACTCATTCCGTAATCGATGGACGTATCGATATAATTTATTCCTAAATCCAATACAGTGTTTAATATTTTCGCAGCATCTTCTTCAGAAACGTCACGGCCTCGAGGTAAACCTCTTAGTTCCATAGCTCCATACCCAAGGGTTGTAACTTCTACACCAGTACGTCCCAATACGCGCTTATTTAAATTTGGCATCTCAACTCCCTTTTCTTTCAAGCGAGTATAGCAATCACGAGTTGCTTCCTCCATCCCAAAAAGGAGCAAAGGGATTTAGTGTTTTACGAATTGACTAAACCGATTACAATCAGTCTATGACTACCCAAGGTTATGTTGGCCAAAGCGTACTAAGAACTGAAGATGAACGTCTCCTTAGAGGAGCGGGTAGCTTCACCGCGGATATTCATTTAACTGGGCTCCTCCATCTTGTTATAGTACGAAGCCC contains:
- a CDS encoding aldo/keto reductase, yielding MPNLNKRVLGRTGVEVTTLGYGAMELRGLPRGRDVSEEDAAKILNTVLDLGINYIDTSIDYGMSEERIGRHISHRRDEYFLASKCGCIVPSPVDKANERGGGPHLYTKENIVAGVEQSLQRLNTDYLDLLQVHMTPSKQVLDENDTIGTMKELQAQGKIRFLGMSGTIPNLADHIEMGAFDAFQIPYSASQREHEDLISMASGAGAGTIIRGGAARGAPSKEQRAAERNPELLDVWEKAGMDDLLDHGQSRMEFIIRFTESHPHMNTNIVGTVNIEHLQANLNASSKGPLIPDLYEEAKRRLTAAGTTP